The nucleotide sequence AATTATCATAAGCTCTTATTTCCCTTCAAACATTTTTACTGTTAATAGGTCATTCCAGCACTCGATTCAACAACACCGATTTTTGCATCATCTTTCACCATGGAGGTAACACTGAAAATTGTTTTGATTGCTAGTCACATCATTGCCATTTTGCACTGTTGAACAACCTGCATAAAAAAAAAATAGATCTTCAGAATTTTGAAATGCATTATTGATAATTGGACAGCTAATCAAGAAGCGTTTGAAGGAGTTTGGGATCTTCCTCTCGTCCAGGCTTAAGGTTTTAAGAATTAAAAAGAGATTTCAGGCTGGACCTTTTGAAGTCGAACCCATCCGTGTAACTCATTCAATTCCTGACTGTTGTGGCTTAGTGCTTCGTTGTGGTGATGGCATAATTTTCCATACTGGTGACTGGAAAGTAAGTAAGATCAGCAATAAGTGTATACTAGATTTTATATACTTTTGACTATTTTGTATAACTTTATTATTTTCTCTTGTAGATTGATGAATCACCAGTGGATGGAAAAAATTTTGACCGCCAAGCATTGGAGGAGCTCTCCAAAGAAGGTGTTACTCTTGTAAGTCGATCCAGTATTCCAGTATCTTGTGCATATGGGTTACTTCTGTTTCTAGAATGAAGGTCATTGACTTTGCTTGCACACATGTTGTCTGGCTTCAAAGATGCACTCATGCAGCTATGAAGTATGAACATATTAAAAGATTAGGAATAGTTGTGCAATATCAATAGACTAATGAAGTGTTCACCTAGGTCTGACCTATACTAGTATGAGCAGCTCTTTGTTGATATGTTCCTGACATTGCTTCTTTCTTTTCCCTCTTTTTCCTCCCTTCAATACAAGATGATGAGTGACTCAACAAATGTTCTATCCCCTGGAAGATCAATCAGTGAATCTGTTGTTGCTGGTTCATTGTTGCGACATATTTCGGAAGCAAAAGGAAGAGTAATTACGACACAATTTGCCTCGAACATACATCGAATTGGGAGCATCAAAGCTGCTGCAGATTTAACTGGTCGAAAAATGgtaaatattttgaaattttAATTCGACAGAGTGTTACTTTACTATGTTCAATTTTGATGATGTTTTAACTAGTTTGTAGTTTTGGTGGGCTAGAACAGGTGTTTGTTGGAATGTCACTCAGGACATACCTTGAAGCTGCTTTCAAGGATGGAAAGGCACCACTGGATCCATCAACCTTGGTATGCAGCAACTTTATTAGATTAGTTAAATGTTCTTTGTGTTTATTGCTACTGTGATGTTACAAATGACGCATTATTTTTAATGGACCTTTTTTCCCCCTTTTGTGATACATGCAATTGATATGCTAGTATCGACATATGCTGACATTCTTTGTGAGAATAATTTGTTTCTGCATCCTGTTATAATCTATAGTTTTATTAGCTTCAGCTATCCACTTTACCTCACACATTATCATATACTTTATAAAGGAAAATATATACAAAACTCGTCAGAGTTCACTGAAGGTGTTTGAGTGCTATTTGCTTCAGTTTAACGTGGGTAGGTGGTGATTTAATAAAAGGGCAGACCcaatgccggaggctcccacatgagtggggtctggggaagggaaaaaccgaggcaagcctttccccctgcaaaatctgcggagaggctgcttcgaacccgtgacctggtgactcaatgagacagctctcaccactgcaccaggcctgcccttctaggTGGTGATTTAATTCTGGTGGAAAAGTAGTTCTGCTACCTTTGGGTACGCAGATCTTTTAGCCCATCACATTCAAATAGTTGAGTGCTAGTTGCATCAAGTCTGACAGCTTGTAGAGTAACCTGATGCTTCTATTTGGGTCCGTAGATCTTTTAGCCAATCATATCAGACGGTTAACTTCTAATTGCAGCAGGTCTGGCAGCTTATAGAGTAATTGATTGATTTGATTCTTGATTGTATTTATCCAGGTGCATAGCTTTCTATTTGCCTTAACATTTGTCAGCCATCCAGTGTTCCTTCTTTGTTAATGGCCAGCAGATCCTTCGATGTCCTGGCAAAAATGTATGCAAGCAATTTTTGTTTAAATATCCTGCTACTACCAGGCACCATCTATGGGTTCCTGCTGGGAGGACTTGAGTTTATTTAATGTAAACGTATAATGAAACAATTGCAATCTCAGTTGTTGTGTACAAATGCTTAGGTGTGTTAAATGATTACGAGTAATAGTCTGACTTGATGGTTGAGTTATTTTGATATTACTATAGTTTACCTTAAATTGACGTCAACACATAGATATGCTACATGATTTCTCTGTCGGTGCAATCTTTTGATATTACATATTATGATGTTACATAATTTCATCTTCCTAATCGCATAGTTGAAACATCCTGCAGGTCAAGGCAGAGGACATGGATGCGTATGCCCCTAAAGATCTTTTGGTTGTCACTACGGGTTCACAAGTAAGACATACATGCTATAGGCCTAAATTTTTCAAATGCTCTCATCAGCCACCTTAAACCTCTTGCATCTCTGTATTCAACTTTGCCAGGGAGAACCACGTGCAGCTCTGAATCTTGCATCTTATGGGGGGAGTCATGCTCTTAAACTATCAAAAGAGGATGTCCTTCTTTATTCAGCTAAGGTATTCTTATCTATCCTTCACTTTATTTTCCTGATAGctgtctcctcgcattgcacaggcgagggtaaggatTGCcacagaccccgcacagagcgggagctctctgcactgggtacgccctttatagcTTTCACAATATTTGAGAATAGTCACATGGGAGGTGTTATACATGTTAGCTATCTAGGCCTGTTTTATATCGGTTAATGGTTATGTGTTCACATAAGTGGGTTCTCTTAATGCTGGCAGCTGTATTGAACTGGACTTGCTTATATTATGAAGAAAATTATTTTCATATTTGAAGGCTTGTACAAATTATTATTTGCTTTTAGTCAAGATAATACCTAAAAAATGACACCAAATGTACTAGAAGTGGAAAACATTGCAAGTACCCTTTATGTATGATACTGAACATGctagtgaaaaaaaaaacatctggAAACAGTTCTGTCTTTTTTTCCTTAATCTTTATAATCATTCCAGAATGCGAATGCCACCTTACGCAAAAAAAAAATGCTTTTCTTTTGGAAGTTAGCATTGCAATTTATTGTCCTGCATATACTTTTCTTTTCAGGTTATTCCTGGAAACGAGACACGGGTAATGAAGATGATGAATCGTCTCACTGATCTTGGCCCAAAAATTATCATGGGTAAAGATTCTGGCCTGCATACCTCTGGGCATGCCTACCGAGAGGAGCTGGTAAATTTTCGTTCTCCTTGTTTTATGGTGTTGTGATGTTGCCTTAAGATGATGACAGGCCTTTGATTTATTATTTGCAGGAGGAAGTTCTTCGGATTGTTAAACCACAACACTTCTTGCCTGTTCATGGAGAGCTCCTATTTCTCAAAGAACATGAATTGCTTGGAAGATCAACTGGCATAAGGCACACAACTGTAAGTAATCTCAGTAACTTGGCGCTCTGGATTTGTATGCCAAGGGAGAGaatatgaagggcgggcctggtgcaagcggtagagtcttaccgcctgtgaccggaaggtcccgggttcgagtcgtggtctcctcgcattgcacatgcgagggtaaggcttgccactgacacccttccccagaccctgcacagagcgggagctctctaggCTGGGTACGCCCTTTCTTTTTCCTTAGTCTGCAGTGGCTAACTGGCTATTGAATTTCAACAAACAGTAAGAAATGTAGGGCCTTTCTGCTATAGTAGCAGTGAGTATTCACAAAAGAAACTTGTTTGatctgtatttttttttttttgcaaattccAAGTATTATTTGCATTGCCATAATACAGCAAAGCTCATATTTGTTAGCATTGGTTGGGTTCTTAGATTGCTACTATGATTGCAGGTAATAAAAAATGGAGAGATGCTTGGTGTGTCACATCTAAGAAACAGAAGAGTTTTGTCCAATGGATTTGTTTCATTAGGGAAGGAGGATCTTCAGGTGAACCATTTATTTTATGCGATCATTTTTTTTCTGTCTTTAACAGCTATGATGTCTTACATGACATATGATATCACAGCTCATGTTTAGTGATGGGGATAAGGCTTTTGGTACATCCACTGATCTCTGCATTGATGAGAGACTAAGAATTGCATCTGATGGCATTATTTTTGTCAGGTAGTTTTGGAGTATTTCTAGGTTTATCTTCAGCAAAAATTTCTCCTCTCATGTGAAATGACTGTGATTTATGTCGAGCTTTGTAATAGTCAAAATGGTAAAACCATATATCATGTTGTTTGGTGCACCTAAACATTTTACATGTTATTCCTTTGCAGCATGGAGATCTTCCGACCTCAGAAGGAACATGGTTTAGCGCAGTCAGGTTTGAAAGGAAAATTTAAGATTACTACAAGATGTCTATGGCTTGATAATGGAAGATTGTTGGACGCACTCTACAAAGCAGCTCATGCTGCATTGTCAAGCTGTCCTGTGAATTGTCCACTTAGTCACATGGAGAGGATGGTAGCTGAAATCTTGAGGAAAATGGTACGGAAGTATAGTGGGAAGAGGCCTGACATCATTGCGGTTGCTATGGAGAACACCACGGCAGGTTTCCCAGAACACCTCGATGCTAAATCATCTGGAAATTTTGGACCTTCCTCAGCTACTAGCCATCTGAGCAGGAGTCCAGCTACGAGTCTTGAAGGCAGTTATAAAACACACCCAGACAACCCAGAGGTGGATGCTGAAGGTACTCTTAACAAATTGTGTCTTATGAATTACTCAATTCTGTAGTATCTTTGAATAAGGTGCATATCATGTCTTGAAACTTTAGACTGGTCTGCAGGGCAGGTATAGTCCTAGACTGTCATAAAGTGTCTCATTTTGTATTGACTTGTATGTTGTTCATTAATTCATATGGCTGTGCATTGTTCTATGCTTTTCATTGTCTGATACTCACCCTGTCAGTGCTTTATCACACAGAAACCCCTCCTGAGGCAGTGAGAACAACACCTGATGATGCAACCACAAGCTCCAATGGTGAAGCATTCTTCTCTTCAGATTTACATCAGCCTAAAACATTGGAGCACTTTTGGGAGTCATTCAAATCCCCTACAGCTGTTAAAATTGCACGGATTGTCAATGGGGGGAACAAACAAAATCTTGGCATGATTGGCATAATGGGTAAGGACTCATCAATCCAGTCAGCTCCTGCTCCAGTTAAGTCTTCAAAAAAGAACAAGTGGAAACCTGAGGAAATTAAGAGCTTGATACAGATGCGTGGCGAAATGAATGAGAAATTTCAGAGCGTGAAAGGAAGAATGGTTCTGTGGGAGGAGATTTCTGATACCATGTTGAACCAAGGAATAAGTCATACGCCGGCACAATGCAAGTCTCTTTGGACATCGTTAGTTCAGAAATATGAGGTTAGCCATAAATTCAGTTTCTTCCGAATCCTATAAAATCATTGAAGCAAGTATAGAA is from Miscanthus floridulus cultivar M001 chromosome 7, ASM1932011v1, whole genome shotgun sequence and encodes:
- the LOC136466750 gene encoding ribonuclease J-like isoform X2, which encodes MLGLCSQIMMSLVCKRLSQTPRSSRNGATKLKQLSSRTAMKITSVIPALDSTTPIFASSFTMELIKKRLKEFGIFLSSRLKVLRIKKRFQAGPFEVEPIRVTHSIPDCCGLVLRCGDGIIFHTGDWKIDESPVDGKNFDRQALEELSKEGVTLMMSDSTNVLSPGRSISESVVAGSLLRHISEAKGRVITTQFASNIHRIGSIKAAADLTGRKMVFVGMSLRTYLEAAFKDGKAPLDPSTLVKAEDMDAYAPKDLLVVTTGSQGEPRAALNLASYGGSHALKLSKEDVLLYSAKVIPGNETRVMKMMNRLTDLGPKIIMGKDSGLHTSGHAYREELEEVLRIVKPQHFLPVHGELLFLKEHELLGRSTGIRHTTVIKNGEMLGVSHLRNRRVLSNGFVSLGKEDLQLMFSDGDKAFGTSTDLCIDERLRIASDGIIFVSMEIFRPQKEHGLAQSGLKGKFKITTRCLWLDNGRLLDALYKAAHAALSSCPVNCPLSHMERMVAEILRKMVRKYSGKRPDIIAVAMENTTAGFPEHLDAKSSGNFGPSSATSHLSRSPATSLEGSYKTHPDNPEVDAEETPPEAVRTTPDDATTSSNGEAFFSSDLHQPKTLEHFWESFKSPTAVKIARIVNGGNKQNLGMIGIMGKDSSIQSAPAPVKSSKKNKWKPEEIKSLIQMRGEMNEKFQSVKGRMVLWEEISDTMLNQGISHTPAQCKSLWTSLVQKYEESKKDTESMKTWPYFLAMDRILSQQGEMATKG
- the LOC136466750 gene encoding ribonuclease J-like isoform X1: MVALASLSSLCPCGVARRRAASASSSAAVSISCCAVATPSSSGKGPQESRTPRRRLRKTEGATKSLEDSVKRKMEQLYEGADGPPLRVFPIGGLGEIGMNCMLVGNYDRYILIDAGVMFPDYDEFGVQKIIPDTTFIKKWSHKIEAVIITHGHEDHIGALPWVIPALDSTTPIFASSFTMELIKKRLKEFGIFLSSRLKVLRIKKRFQAGPFEVEPIRVTHSIPDCCGLVLRCGDGIIFHTGDWKIDESPVDGKNFDRQALEELSKEGVTLMMSDSTNVLSPGRSISESVVAGSLLRHISEAKGRVITTQFASNIHRIGSIKAAADLTGRKMVFVGMSLRTYLEAAFKDGKAPLDPSTLVKAEDMDAYAPKDLLVVTTGSQGEPRAALNLASYGGSHALKLSKEDVLLYSAKVIPGNETRVMKMMNRLTDLGPKIIMGKDSGLHTSGHAYREELEEVLRIVKPQHFLPVHGELLFLKEHELLGRSTGIRHTTVIKNGEMLGVSHLRNRRVLSNGFVSLGKEDLQLMFSDGDKAFGTSTDLCIDERLRIASDGIIFVSMEIFRPQKEHGLAQSGLKGKFKITTRCLWLDNGRLLDALYKAAHAALSSCPVNCPLSHMERMVAEILRKMVRKYSGKRPDIIAVAMENTTAGFPEHLDAKSSGNFGPSSATSHLSRSPATSLEGSYKTHPDNPEVDAEETPPEAVRTTPDDATTSSNGEAFFSSDLHQPKTLEHFWESFKSPTAVKIARIVNGGNKQNLGMIGIMGKDSSIQSAPAPVKSSKKNKWKPEEIKSLIQMRGEMNEKFQSVKGRMVLWEEISDTMLNQGISHTPAQCKSLWTSLVQKYEESKKDTESMKTWPYFLAMDRILSQQGEMATKG